Proteins encoded within one genomic window of Brassica rapa cultivar Chiifu-401-42 chromosome A09, CAAS_Brap_v3.01, whole genome shotgun sequence:
- the LOC103838920 gene encoding polyadenylate-binding protein-interacting protein 12 isoform X2 — MAVVENVGANTEVGAISPSPPSSVTRRGSGASSNEDQGENGVHGEIRSHVEGSDGGESFKREIRELNELLTKLNPMAKEFVPPSLTKQGANGGFFTVADSFLGAAGYFPVNEDGGFRRKWFGAPQGKRRINPRTSMAQREDVIRRTVYVSDIDQQVPEEQLAGLFIGFGHVVDCRICGDPNSVLRFAFIEFTDEVGARAALNLSGTILGFYPVKVMPSKTAIAPVNPTLLPRTEDEREKCARTIYCTNIDKKVTQTDIKLFFEAVCGEVLRLRLLGDYHHPTRIGFVEFVMAESAITALNCSGVLLGSLPIRVSPSKTPVRSRAVPRQQQ; from the exons ATGGCGGTCGTTGAGAACGTCGGAGCTAATACAGAGGTCGGTGCGATCTCCCCGTCGCCGCCGTCTTCCGTCACCAGACGAGGATCAGGAGCCTCTTCCAACGAAGATCAGGGTGAAAATGGAGTCCACGGTGAGATCAGATCCCACGTGGAGGGATCCGACGGTGGAGAGAGCTTCAAGCGTGAGATAAGAGAGCTCAATGAGCTTTTAACTAAGCTAAACCCCATGGCTAAAGAGTTTGTTCCTCCCTCACTGACTAAGCAAGGAGCTAACGGTGGTTTCTTCACCGTCGCTGACTCTTTTCTTGGTGCAGCCGGATATTTCCCCGTCAACGAAGACGGCGGCTTTCGACGG AAGTGGTTCGGAGCACCACAAGGGAAACGGAGGATTAATCCTCGAACAAGTATGGCTCAGCGTGAAGACGTCATTCGAAGAACTGTCTATGTGTCTGATATTGACCAACAG GTTCCTGAGGAGCAGCTTGCTGGTTTGTTCATCGGCTTTGGACAT GTTGTTGACTGTCGCATTTGTGGTGACCCAAACTCAGTACTTAGGTTTGCTTTCATCGAGTTCACTGATGAAG TGGGTGCAAGAGCTGCGCTGAATCTGTCTGGGACGATACTGGGATTCTATCCTGTGAAGGTTATGCCGTCCAAAACTGCTATTGCACCTGTTAACCCGACACTCTTGCCAAGG ACTGAAGATGAGCGTGAGAAGTGTGCGAGAACTATCTATTGCACTAACATCGACAAGAAG GTCACTCAAACGGACATAAAACTCTTCTTTGAGGCTGTGTGTGGAGAGGTGTTACGTCTGAGGCTTCTGGGTGATTATCATCATCCAACTAGAATCGGTTTCGTTGAGTTTGTCATG GCTGAAAGTGCAATAACTGCTCTCAATTGCAGTGGCGTGCTTCTTGGTTCTTTACCGATAAG GGTGAGCCCCTCAAAGACACCTGTTCGTTCCCGTGCTGTTCCTCGACAACAACAGTAG
- the LOC103838920 gene encoding polyadenylate-binding protein-interacting protein 12 isoform X1, whose translation MAVVENVGANTEVGAISPSPPSSVTRRGSGASSNEDQGENGVHGEIRSHVEGSDGGESFKREIRELNELLTKLNPMAKEFVPPSLTKQGANGGFFTVADSFLGAAGYFPVNEDGGFRRKKWFGAPQGKRRINPRTSMAQREDVIRRTVYVSDIDQQVPEEQLAGLFIGFGHVVDCRICGDPNSVLRFAFIEFTDEVGARAALNLSGTILGFYPVKVMPSKTAIAPVNPTLLPRTEDEREKCARTIYCTNIDKKVTQTDIKLFFEAVCGEVLRLRLLGDYHHPTRIGFVEFVMAESAITALNCSGVLLGSLPIRVSPSKTPVRSRAVPRQQQ comes from the exons ATGGCGGTCGTTGAGAACGTCGGAGCTAATACAGAGGTCGGTGCGATCTCCCCGTCGCCGCCGTCTTCCGTCACCAGACGAGGATCAGGAGCCTCTTCCAACGAAGATCAGGGTGAAAATGGAGTCCACGGTGAGATCAGATCCCACGTGGAGGGATCCGACGGTGGAGAGAGCTTCAAGCGTGAGATAAGAGAGCTCAATGAGCTTTTAACTAAGCTAAACCCCATGGCTAAAGAGTTTGTTCCTCCCTCACTGACTAAGCAAGGAGCTAACGGTGGTTTCTTCACCGTCGCTGACTCTTTTCTTGGTGCAGCCGGATATTTCCCCGTCAACGAAGACGGCGGCTTTCGACGG AAGAAGTGGTTCGGAGCACCACAAGGGAAACGGAGGATTAATCCTCGAACAAGTATGGCTCAGCGTGAAGACGTCATTCGAAGAACTGTCTATGTGTCTGATATTGACCAACAG GTTCCTGAGGAGCAGCTTGCTGGTTTGTTCATCGGCTTTGGACAT GTTGTTGACTGTCGCATTTGTGGTGACCCAAACTCAGTACTTAGGTTTGCTTTCATCGAGTTCACTGATGAAG TGGGTGCAAGAGCTGCGCTGAATCTGTCTGGGACGATACTGGGATTCTATCCTGTGAAGGTTATGCCGTCCAAAACTGCTATTGCACCTGTTAACCCGACACTCTTGCCAAGG ACTGAAGATGAGCGTGAGAAGTGTGCGAGAACTATCTATTGCACTAACATCGACAAGAAG GTCACTCAAACGGACATAAAACTCTTCTTTGAGGCTGTGTGTGGAGAGGTGTTACGTCTGAGGCTTCTGGGTGATTATCATCATCCAACTAGAATCGGTTTCGTTGAGTTTGTCATG GCTGAAAGTGCAATAACTGCTCTCAATTGCAGTGGCGTGCTTCTTGGTTCTTTACCGATAAG GGTGAGCCCCTCAAAGACACCTGTTCGTTCCCGTGCTGTTCCTCGACAACAACAGTAG
- the LOC103838919 gene encoding inactive histone-lysine N-methyltransferase 2E: protein MKPHDDWVDGSWTVDCVCGVNFDDGKEMVNCDECGVWVHTWCSRYAKGDDLFACHKCKIKNTKGFMLKEVPIEERVHVQGVPGGDLSLFENFSSVSSRQLWKCSGYVPKKFRFQYREFACWDDHEKGNACETEDPEDGSAPMNEGRIRNFVSTQMEMKCFQSDDINKETYFSEDRVKKKVKVADKEEEDDHTNDLVGNTLKML, encoded by the coding sequence ATGAAACCACACGATGATTGGGTCGATGGATCTTGGACTGTAGATTGTGTTTGCGGTGTGAATTTTGATGATGGTAAAGAGATGGTGAACTGTGATGAATGTGGGGTTTGGGTTCACACATGGTGCTCTCGTTATGCTAAAGGAGACGATCTATTTGCCTGTCATAAGTGCAAGATCAAAAACACCAAAGGGTTCATGCTCAAGGAGGTCCCAATTGAAGAAAGGGTTCATGTTCAAGGAGTTCCTGGTGGAGACTTGTCTCTGTTTGAAAACTTTTCGTCTGTTTCGTCACGTCAGCTGTGGAAATGTTCTGGTTACGTGCCTAAGAAGTTTAGGTTTCAGTATAGAGAGTTTGCTTGTTGGGATGATCATGAGAAGGGAAATGCATGTGAAACTGAGGACCCAGAAGATGGTTCTGCTCCTATGAATGAAGGCAGAATAAGAAATTTTGTTTCTACACAAATGGAGATGAAATGTTTTCAGAGTGATGATATAAACAAAGAGACTTATTTTTCTGAAGATCGGGTAAAGAAGAAGGTTAAAGTTGCGgacaaagaggaagaagatgatcatACGAACGATTTGGTGGGCAATACCCTGAAAATGTTGTAG